The nucleotide window GCGGATACTGCCGTCCTCGCTCGCCGTGGCCACGTACTCCCGGCGCTCGTTGAACACCACCGCCCAGATGCCTTCCGCGTGTCCCCGCAGAACGCGTACGCACTCTCCGGTTTCGGTGTCCCAGACCCGCAGCGTGCGGTCCTTCCCGCCGCTCCAGATGCGTTTCCCGGTCCCGTCGAAGACGGCGGAGATGACCCAGCTGCCGTGCCCCTTGAGAACCTGAACCGGCTCGCCCGTCGCGATGTCCCAGACGCGCACCGTCTTGTCGTCGCTGCACGTCGCGAGCCGGGTGCCCGCCGGATTCACGGACACCGCGTGCACCCGGTCCTCGTGCCCCTCGATGGTCCGCACGCACGTCGCGTCCGCGAGCCGCCACAGCTTGATCGCCTTGTCCTCGCCGGCGCTGGCCAGCAGCTTCCCGTCCGGGGTGAACGCCAGCGACCAGATGCCGTCGGTGTGCCCGGTGAGCGTCTCGAGACACTCGCCGGAACCGGCGTCCCACAGCTTGATCGTTCGGTCGTCGCTACCGCTGGCCAGGATGCGGCCGTCCGTGCTGAATCGGATCACCTGCACCCAGTTCGCGTGCCCGGTCAGGGTGTTGACCACGGTCCACGTCCGGGTGTCCCAGATCTTGATGGTCCGGTCGTCGCTGCCGGTGGCCATGAACAGCCCGTCCGGGCTGAAGTCGACCGAGAACGTCCATCCGGTGTGAGCCCGCAGCGTCCTCAGGCAGGCGCCGCTGTCGACGTCCCAGATCTTGATCGTGAGGTCGCCGTAGCTGGCCACCAGCGTGCGTCCGTCGTGCGACGCGGCCAGCGCCTGCACCCAGTCGATGTATCCGTGCAGCGTGTTCCGGCAGACCCAGTCGCGGGTGTCCCAGATCCGCAGCGTGGTGTCATAGCCCCCGCTGACCAGGATCTGCCCGTCCTGAGAGAACTCGATCTTCCATACCTCGCCCCGATGCCGGGCCAGCGTGGTGAGGCAGGCGCCGTCCCGCAGGCTCCAGATCCGGATGGCGCCGCTCTCGCCGCTGCTGGCCAGGGTCTGGCCGCCGGGGTGGAACGCCACCGAGTGCACGCTGTCGGTATGGCCGCGCAGGGTGCGCACGCAGTCGCCGGAATCGGCCTCCCACAATTTGATCGTCTTGTCCCAGCTGCAACTCGCGACCAGCCGGCTGTCCGGGCTGAACCGGACCCCGCGGACCGTCTCGGTGTGGCCGGTGAGCGTCATCGGGTCGGTCCAGTCGAAGATGTTCCAGACCTTGACGGTGTGGTCCGCGCTGCCGCTCGCCAGCCGCTGCCCGTCCGGGCTGAAGTCCAGCGAGAAGACCTTGCGCTCGTGATCGGCCATGGTGGCGATGCACCTGCCGGTGGCGAGGTTCCACACCTTGATGGTGCGGTCCTCGCTACCGGTCGCGAGCAGGTTGCCGCGCGGGCTGAACGCGGTCGCCCACACGGAGTTGGTGTGCTCGCGAAACTCCTTGATGTACTGCCCGGTCTCCAGGTCCCACAGCCGGACGACCTTGTCCTCACCGCCGCTGGCCAGGGTCCGCCCGTCCGGACTGAACACCAGAGCGAAGATCCAGTTGATGTGCCCGCGCAGCGTCGCCACGACCTGGAGGTCCGCGAGCCGCCAGATGTGGATGTCGCCGTTGGAGGCGCTGGCGGCCACCAGCTCCCCGTTCGGGCTCAGCGCCAGGCAGGAGATCGGCCCGAAGGTCTGGGTGAACGCGCAGTCGGCCATGGCGGAATGCGCGAAACTCACCCCGTTGAGGCTGATCTCCTGGAGGTACGCCTGCCGCACGTTCAGCCCGGAGAAGTCGTAGCGCTCGATCCTCCCGGTCAGGCGGCAGAGCAGGTTGATGACGTTCCCGGCGGCGTAGCTCGGTGTGGAGTCGGCGAGGTCACGCAGCCTGCCGACATACTCGCGGAGCCGCTTCTCGGCCGCCGCCTCACCGCCCAGCTGGCCCTTGAGGTTGTCCACGATGGGGTTGGCGATCAGCCGGACCTGGGTCTCCCGGACATAGTCCCGCGCCAGCGCCTTGAGCAGGGCGTGGCTGTGCAGGAGATTGCGCTCGCCGGTGATCAGCTCCCGGGTGGCGCCCTCGATCAGCTGGTTGGTCAGGTGCTCGATGATGACCGGCTGGAGGCTGAATCGCGAGGAGGCCCGCTCGAGCGGCACCCGGCGCTGGAGCGACTGGATGGTCGACGGGAGCCGCCGCCGGGAGTCGAGGCGGAGGATGTTCGCCTCGAGCTCGACAAGCGTCACCGGCTCCCGGTCGATCGCGAGCCACACGAGGACTTCCAGCTCGGGCTCGGACAGCCGGTTGATGTGCCAGTCGAGCAGGTCCTGCAGGCCGTTGAAGACCGGCTTGCCCTGCGCCATGAATCGCGAGATGTCGCCGAAGAAGACCTCGGAGACGTGCTTGGCGGCGAGCTCGAGCGCCAGCGGGTTTCCGCTGTACAGCATGACGAGGTCGGACCAGTCGCTCTCGACGCCGGTGAAGCTGCCGATGTCGTCGAGGATCCTCCGGCCGCTGGCCTCGTCCATCCCGCCGATCTCGAAGCTGCGTACCGGACGGTTGATGCCCTCCATGTGCGAGACGTCGATCGGCTTCTCGCGGCTGTTGATGAGCAGGCAACTCTGGTGCGCGGTGGTGCCGATCCGCTTGAAGAGCTCGCCGAGGCCCTCGTAGCCGGGCCGGTATCCGTCCTCGAGCGCGTCGCCGCTCTGCAACACCGATTCCACGTTGTCGAAGGCGATGAGGCAGCGGTGGTTCTGCAGGTAATGCAGCAGCGTCTCGATCTGCTCCTCGAGCGAATCCGGCAGCGAGACCTGTTGCTGGTTGGAGACGAAGGCGATGACGTCCCGCAGGATCTCCGCGACGGGCGGCGCGTTGAGCAGGCTGCGCCAG belongs to Amorphoplanes digitatis and includes:
- a CDS encoding methyltransferase domain-containing protein, with amino-acid sequence MAEASWADSIVRLASSDLENTRFGSGFVIHRDAHSTYILTCAHVIREIGGAESVTADGLRARVIASGEDQDVDLAIVRVGLRLDRVPLILQPSGAKGMAIRTAGFQRVHGQEYVIRELSGVLGQQVGLESRRRPHRLEAWDIKIIDDLTLQPGQSGSPIIDPENGAAVGILRMMQGHGERGLAISAQVMEDLWPHLPSLFLADQEERQYVDWGHAPDVPSIFGRTREMTELRRWIVDERCRIVSIVGLRGIGKTAVTLGLARGGITRTDLPAELRHGVAGSFDFVVWRSLLNAPPVAEILRDVIAFVSNQQQVSLPDSLEEQIETLLHYLQNHRCLIAFDNVESVLQSGDALEDGYRPGYEGLGELFKRIGTTAHQSCLLINSREKPIDVSHMEGINRPVRSFEIGGMDEASGRRILDDIGSFTGVESDWSDLVMLYSGNPLALELAAKHVSEVFFGDISRFMAQGKPVFNGLQDLLDWHINRLSEPELEVLVWLAIDREPVTLVELEANILRLDSRRRLPSTIQSLQRRVPLERASSRFSLQPVIIEHLTNQLIEGATRELITGERNLLHSHALLKALARDYVRETQVRLIANPIVDNLKGQLGGEAAAEKRLREYVGRLRDLADSTPSYAAGNVINLLCRLTGRIERYDFSGLNVRQAYLQEISLNGVSFAHSAMADCAFTQTFGPISCLALSPNGELVAASASNGDIHIWRLADLQVVATLRGHINWIFALVFSPDGRTLASGGEDKVVRLWDLETGQYIKEFREHTNSVWATAFSPRGNLLATGSEDRTIKVWNLATGRCIATMADHERKVFSLDFSPDGQRLASGSADHTVKVWNIFDWTDPMTLTGHTETVRGVRFSPDSRLVASCSWDKTIKLWEADSGDCVRTLRGHTDSVHSVAFHPGGQTLASSGESGAIRIWSLRDGACLTTLARHRGEVWKIEFSQDGQILVSGGYDTTLRIWDTRDWVCRNTLHGYIDWVQALAASHDGRTLVASYGDLTIKIWDVDSGACLRTLRAHTGWTFSVDFSPDGLFMATGSDDRTIKIWDTRTWTVVNTLTGHANWVQVIRFSTDGRILASGSDDRTIKLWDAGSGECLETLTGHTDGIWSLAFTPDGKLLASAGEDKAIKLWRLADATCVRTIEGHEDRVHAVSVNPAGTRLATCSDDKTVRVWDIATGEPVQVLKGHGSWVISAVFDGTGKRIWSGGKDRTLRVWDTETGECVRVLRGHAEGIWAVVFNERREYVATASEDGSIRLCNSESGAPIRVLRPPKPYEGMNIFGVTGLTEPQMSSLRVLGAVEEEVLVVDGDTIESSSPKTHDYAKFAGSYSTLGLDGTFYLAFRDIPELLARHGGGTAALDYGCGPGRSTRFLKSLGYATIGADINPEMLGKARQLDPFGKYRQVESAKLPFEDASFDVVFSSFVFIEVPTRDEIVAILREMKRVLKPDGRIVVVTDPADGFEGDWVSFSYDFPENYRVLSSGEKVKLQILGTDVVLYDYYWSDGDYRSMFDAVGLGLVEKHLPMGRDEDPVEWRDEKERPFIVVYVVGKDG